The sequence ATGGCCCTATAGAGGACTACTATTTCTTCGTCTTTCCATAAAGTTGATGTCTCTGATTAAATCTGATAGTGGTTCTTAAAACTTTCAGATTTCACAGAAAGACTGACGTCGGTTTCTAAGACCGTTTCCGCACCGGGAACTTTGTTGCCTCGGCTTCTGTGCGGGAGcccaaatctggggcggatgagatgcactaggccaaatgttcccctgcgTGGGAGCAGAAAGAGGGGGGCAACCAGCCTtggctcaaattccagcctgcagccctgtgcaaagccTCCAGGACAGAAACCACCTGAGAGCTTCTACTGTGCCCCAAAAGTTAAATGTTGGAGTATTGTCCCCCCCTTTCATGTGGCAGTGTTCTTTCTCATTGCAAgcaatttattttgtttcttgGTTTGTCTTTAGGTTTCCTCTGAACAAGAGAAGGATCAAGAATGTCCAGATGAGAAAAGCTTACCTGAACCGAGTGCAGTTGATGAGATGAAGCCAACCCTAGAAGGGCAGCAGCCTCCAGCTCCAAACACAGCTGAAGGAAGTCCTCTGGGACAGGCTGACCCAAGTGAGACCAACTCATACACGGAAGAAGTCAAAGAAGAGGTTCCCCCTGAGGACTTTTTTCCAAGCACTTTGGTGCCCTCAGACGAGGAGGCTGTTTCAGATTCAGCAGCCAGCAAACTACCCAGTCCACCAGAGGACCTGGATGAACCAAAGCTGGAACTCAGAGGCCAGAGCTTTGCCAACTACCTAGATGGTGATGCCCACGAAACCCCGTTCAATAACTTCTCTCCTGTTGAGCTGGCAAGCCAGAACGAGGTAGCAGACCATAAACTCCCAGAGATGGCAGACTACATTGCGAACTGCACGGTCAAGGTGGACCAGTTAGGAAACGAGGACATTCACAACGCCCTGAAGCAGAGCTCCAAAGTCCTCGTAGTGCAGAATTTCGACATGTTCAAAGAAAAAGAGCCCCTGGGTTCCGTCAATGGCGATCCCAGTTTCAGTTACACGCCCCTGCTCTACTCCAAAGGCAACCCGGGCATCATGTCGCCCCTAGCGAAGAAGAAGCTCTTGTCGCAGGTCAGCGGGGCAAACCTCTCGTGCAGCTACCCTTATGGCTCGCCCCCGCCCTTGATCAGCAAGAAAAAGctgagcagcagagaagagcagtCCATGAGCATGCCCCAAGCCCCTCACGCCCCTGCGATGGAGGCTGCCCCGGTCAGCAGGCCCTCTGTGATCCAGCACGTGCAGAGTTTTAAGCCCAAGAGTTCAGAGGACAGGAAATCTATGAACGAAACCTACCGGCACGaattgctgctgaagaaagtggaTTCCGAATGCTGCGACTTTACCAAACAACACCTGACGACCCTGGCTGAGTCCTACGCCCTCAAGTCAGAGATCCAGGATATGAAAGACAGAATGAACGAGAAGAGAGGCCTCCACCATTCCCACATGCCCACCTTCTTGACAGACTTTTACTCGTCGCCCCACCTGCACAGTCTGTATCGGCATACAGAACACCACCTCAATAATGAACAGGCGTCCAAGTACCTCCTCCGGGACATGTACAGAAAGTCGGAAAACATTTCCATGTTCCCTCAGCACAGGCACCCGGACAAGCGCAACGTATGCTATCACCCCTTTCTGCATCAGCAAGAGAAAAAGAGCCCCCCAGAAGCCCCGGCGGACGATCAGCCGACTGACCTGAGTCTCCCGAAAAGCTCTCACAAGCAGGCTGCAAAGGGTTTGGGGTCCGGCCTCCTGCATGCGTCGGCGGGGCAGCTGGAGAGCAAAAGTCTCCCCCAGTTCCAGGCCTTGAGCGGCCAGCCTCTGGGCTTAGACTGTCACCCCAAGGCTTGCCGCGTCTCTCCGATGACTGTCTCGGCCCCCAAAAAGCAGCACGGAGAGCCTCTCCTCAGGTCGGGCAAACCGCAGAGCTTGAGGAAGATGGAGGGCATGTCCCACCCCATCCTCGGCCACAAAACCAATGTCCAGCCCATCGGGGCCGCTCGGCCCTTGAAGCGCAGCCTGGAGGATTTGGACAAAGCCGTGTCAGAAAAAAAGATCCGTGCCGTGTCACCCTTGCGCTTACCAAAGGAAGCACCCGCTAAAGACAAAGGTCTGGAGCCGGAGGCCGAAAGCAGCAAACCGGGGCACGGCCTGCCCTCCGGCAGCATGCTGGAGGGCCACAAATTCCCCCTCTCCGGCCCCATCTTCACAGGCTTGTACCCAGGGACGCTCTGCAGCGGCCTGAGCAACCGCATCCCCGCCGGGTACTCCCACCCTCTGCAGTACTTGAAAAACCAGGCAGTGCTTTCTCCGCTAATGCAGCCGTTGGCGCTCCATTCGTTCATGGTGCAAAGACAATTCCTTACCTCCCCTGGCAATTCACAGCAGCTGTacaggcatttagctgcagcaaCCCCTGTCGGGAGTTCGTACGGTGACCTTTTGCACAACAACATTTATCCCTTGGCTGCTATCAATCCTCAGGCTGCTTTCCCACCTTCTCAGCTGTCTTCTGTACATCCAAGCACAAAACTGTAGatcctcccttaaaaaaaaaaaaaaagagcaacatTCCTTTAGCCTGTGATGTCttgcaaaatttaaaacaaacaaaaagaaatctaTATTTGGGTTATCCAAAAGGCGGTGTTGCCTCTCATTTCCGAAGGCTTCAAATGTGATTGAGAGGCAAGACTGGGTCCTTTGAGCTTCTTTATTTCACCTCTAGCTCCCAAATCTGCTTCTTCTGTAGTCAGTCAGTTTGCCTTGTAGGATTCCTAAAGGATCTCTTTCCAGCCGAGAACAAGCGTCAGAGCAGAGCGGGTGGCAAGTTAGGCCTCGTTTTTGCTCCTGGAGGGGGAAAGTGTGGGGTTTTGGGTGTACGTGTCGCTTCCCCTCCTTGCTTCCCAGGAGTGACTTTGGAGCATTTCAAATCCAAAAGCGAGGCAGTTCTGGACGGAAGAGGAGTTAGGCAATGCGTGTGATGATCAACAGACGTTGCTTCTTCGGGTACCCTTTTGTTTCCTGACTAGGAGGAGTCCAAATCAATGCAATGTATAGTACAAACCAACCGTAACACTATTAAACCAGAAAAGAAACGTAAACACTGTTCAATTGGACTGTACATACCTGCTTCAAAAACGGCAAACAAGATTTACTAGTGTGACGTTTGCTTGTATAATTTATATAGGTTTTTATTTCCCATTTACTTCATACTCTGTCtgtttggatttgtttgtttgtgttttttttttaattaaaagtctTTCTGTCTGCAACTTTTTCCatgtggaaaaaaaaaagtgGCGATGGCTGTCGATGGTCCTTTTTGAATGCATCGGTATTTTTTtccctgcctctgctgctgctttttcttttctttttttctttttttaagagcaGCTTTTGGGAGAGTCGCTTTTGTCATTGTTTACAGAACACAAAAAGCATCCATGTTTAACATGCCTTTACAATGGAAGAGAAGCTTACTGTAGATCACGCAGTGGTGCGATAATTCCAAACGTCGTGTCCATGAAATCTGGCATTGCTGTATTCACAGTCTGTGAATTTGTTAGGAACTGCACTTATCTAGGCTGTGAAACTGCCCCGCATACCAGAAAGGGGACCTATTCAGGACTGCGCTGGCAATGAGTCACTCAATCAGAGCGGAGTCCGGAGGACCTTATAGGCTCTGGAAGTATTTCAAGAATTCCAACCGCTAAAAAGAGAGGAAATATATTGTAGTTACAAGGCGGCCTGGATTGGTTGCGCTGCAGGATTGTTTGAGAACTGATGTCCGTGTGCAGAGAGAGAGTTCGGAGGGCAGTCGGAGGGTTATCTCTGGCCACCTTTGCCTGGTGGGTTGCCTTCTGGTCCATGGAGGGTCTCTGGCAGTCTGTCCCTAGAAAGCGCTGGAGAGGCTGTCGTGTTCCAGGAAAGCACTTTTAAGATTTGGTTTAGCATTAAACCATAAGGGCAGCTTAATCTAGAAACCACTTAAATCCCCAAATACTTGACTCTTTGGTCCCACTGAACAAAAGTTTCAAGTCGGTGAAACTTCACCTGAGCCCAGGTGTCATTTTAACTTTGAGGGCAACATCCCTGTCGAAAGCTAAAATTGCCTTGAGACATTTTTCTGGAACAGGCCAAAGCGCACAGATTTGCTTCAGGAAACAACacggtggtggttgttttttaaaagatatatactTTTTGAACCGGGCAAGGGCTCAAAGAGGCTTGTGATGTTTGCTTCACCCCCCGACTCTCATCTTCGTGAGCCAGGAGAGGTTGTGGACAGTGTCTTCTCCACTCATGGTCAGCCACAAGCAAGGGGCACATTTAAACACGGGCTCAACCCTGGCTCCCCTTTACATGCATGTGTGGCAAAGGTCGTGTCCCTCATGAGGTTGCACACTCATTGGCTCTAGCCTCGGCTTCTGCAAGGGGGAAGAACACCTCAAGTGTGGCAGGTGACATCTCTGACGGCCCCGTTTTGTCGCTTGTGCTGGGCCAGAGGGTCTTTGAAGAGCCCTTTGCCCACATCTTTGAGAGAGCAGCAGAGGATATAATGAGGGGCAGACTTTTGACATTCGTGGCAGA is a genomic window of Paroedura picta isolate Pp20150507F chromosome 8, Ppicta_v3.0, whole genome shotgun sequence containing:
- the ARID5B gene encoding AT-rich interactive domain-containing protein 5B isoform X2 — translated: MESNSVQWVGSPCGLHGPYIFYKAFQFHLEGRPRILSLGDFFFVRCKPEDPMCIAELQLLWEERTSRQLLSSSKLYFLPEDTPQGRSSDHGEDEVIAASEKVTVKLEDLAKWAQADCSKWKHGLRVEALRPVELGKNGQKEALTRFRQSTHNSGLNFKDILKEKADLGEDNDDSNVLILSYPQYCRYRSMLKRIQDKPNAILTDQFVLALGGIAVISKNPQILYCRDTFDHPTLTENESICDEFAPNLKGRPRKKKACPQRRDSLSGIKDSNNNCDSRAVAKVKCEAKLPLSKTKNNSSNCKKGSSEDKSKVSIGEECRTDEQAFLVSLYKYMKERKTPIERIPYLGFKQTAQKLGGYETITARRQWKHIYDELGGNPGSTSAATCTRRHYERLILPYERFIKGEEDKPLPPVKPRKQDNAPQESESKTKLSGTKRIKTESQKSKKERDNAQKSQDAPEVSSEQEKDQECPDEKSLPEPSAVDEMKPTLEGQQPPAPNTAEGSPLGQADPSETNSYTEEVKEEVPPEDFFPSTLVPSDEEAVSDSAASKLPSPPEDLDEPKLELRGQSFANYLDGDAHETPFNNFSPVELASQNEVADHKLPEMADYIANCTVKVDQLGNEDIHNALKQSSKVLVVQNFDMFKEKEPLGSVNGDPSFSYTPLLYSKGNPGIMSPLAKKKLLSQVSGANLSCSYPYGSPPPLISKKKLSSREEQSMSMPQAPHAPAMEAAPVSRPSVIQHVQSFKPKSSEDRKSMNETYRHELLLKKVDSECCDFTKQHLTTLAESYALKSEIQDMKDRMNEKRGLHHSHMPTFLTDFYSSPHLHSLYRHTEHHLNNEQASKYLLRDMYRKSENISMFPQHRHPDKRNVCYHPFLHQQEKKSPPEAPADDQPTDLSLPKSSHKQAAKGLGSGLLHASAGQLESKSLPQFQALSGQPLGLDCHPKACRVSPMTVSAPKKQHGEPLLRSGKPQSLRKMEGMSHPILGHKTNVQPIGAARPLKRSLEDLDKAVSEKKIRAVSPLRLPKEAPAKDKGLEPEAESSKPGHGLPSGSMLEGHKFPLSGPIFTGLYPGTLCSGLSNRIPAGYSHPLQYLKNQAVLSPLMQPLALHSFMVQRQFLTSPGNSQQLYRHLAAATPVGSSYGDLLHNNIYPLAAINPQAAFPPSQLSSVHPSTKL
- the ARID5B gene encoding AT-rich interactive domain-containing protein 5B isoform X1; this encodes MESNSVQWVGSPCGLHGPYIFYKAFQFHLEGRPRILSLGDFFFVRCKPEDPMCIAELQLLWEERTSRQLLSSSKLYFLPEDTPQGRSSDHGEDEVIAASEKVTVKLEDLAKWAQADCSKWKHGLRVEALRPVELGKNGQKEALTRFRQSTHNSGLNFKDILKEKADLGEDNDDSNVLILSYPQYCRYRSMLKRIQDKPNAILTDQFVLALGGIAVISKNPQILYCRDTFDHPTLTENESICDEFAPNLKGRPRKKKACPQRRDSLSGIKDSNNNCDSRAVAKVKCEAKLPLSKTKNNSSNCKKGSSEDKSKVSIGEECRTDEQAFLVSLYKYMKERKTPIERIPYLGFKQINLWTMFQAAQKLGGYETITARRQWKHIYDELGGNPGSTSAATCTRRHYERLILPYERFIKGEEDKPLPPVKPRKQDNAPQESESKTKLSGTKRIKTESQKSKKERDNAQKSQDAPEVSSEQEKDQECPDEKSLPEPSAVDEMKPTLEGQQPPAPNTAEGSPLGQADPSETNSYTEEVKEEVPPEDFFPSTLVPSDEEAVSDSAASKLPSPPEDLDEPKLELRGQSFANYLDGDAHETPFNNFSPVELASQNEVADHKLPEMADYIANCTVKVDQLGNEDIHNALKQSSKVLVVQNFDMFKEKEPLGSVNGDPSFSYTPLLYSKGNPGIMSPLAKKKLLSQVSGANLSCSYPYGSPPPLISKKKLSSREEQSMSMPQAPHAPAMEAAPVSRPSVIQHVQSFKPKSSEDRKSMNETYRHELLLKKVDSECCDFTKQHLTTLAESYALKSEIQDMKDRMNEKRGLHHSHMPTFLTDFYSSPHLHSLYRHTEHHLNNEQASKYLLRDMYRKSENISMFPQHRHPDKRNVCYHPFLHQQEKKSPPEAPADDQPTDLSLPKSSHKQAAKGLGSGLLHASAGQLESKSLPQFQALSGQPLGLDCHPKACRVSPMTVSAPKKQHGEPLLRSGKPQSLRKMEGMSHPILGHKTNVQPIGAARPLKRSLEDLDKAVSEKKIRAVSPLRLPKEAPAKDKGLEPEAESSKPGHGLPSGSMLEGHKFPLSGPIFTGLYPGTLCSGLSNRIPAGYSHPLQYLKNQAVLSPLMQPLALHSFMVQRQFLTSPGNSQQLYRHLAAATPVGSSYGDLLHNNIYPLAAINPQAAFPPSQLSSVHPSTKL
- the ARID5B gene encoding AT-rich interactive domain-containing protein 5B isoform X3 — encoded protein: MAPNLKGRPRKKKACPQRRDSLSGIKDSNNNCDSRAVAKVKCEAKLPLSKTKNNSSNCKKGSSEDKSKVSIGEECRTDEQAFLVSLYKYMKERKTPIERIPYLGFKQINLWTMFQAAQKLGGYETITARRQWKHIYDELGGNPGSTSAATCTRRHYERLILPYERFIKGEEDKPLPPVKPRKQDNAPQESESKTKLSGTKRIKTESQKSKKERDNAQKSQDAPEVSSEQEKDQECPDEKSLPEPSAVDEMKPTLEGQQPPAPNTAEGSPLGQADPSETNSYTEEVKEEVPPEDFFPSTLVPSDEEAVSDSAASKLPSPPEDLDEPKLELRGQSFANYLDGDAHETPFNNFSPVELASQNEVADHKLPEMADYIANCTVKVDQLGNEDIHNALKQSSKVLVVQNFDMFKEKEPLGSVNGDPSFSYTPLLYSKGNPGIMSPLAKKKLLSQVSGANLSCSYPYGSPPPLISKKKLSSREEQSMSMPQAPHAPAMEAAPVSRPSVIQHVQSFKPKSSEDRKSMNETYRHELLLKKVDSECCDFTKQHLTTLAESYALKSEIQDMKDRMNEKRGLHHSHMPTFLTDFYSSPHLHSLYRHTEHHLNNEQASKYLLRDMYRKSENISMFPQHRHPDKRNVCYHPFLHQQEKKSPPEAPADDQPTDLSLPKSSHKQAAKGLGSGLLHASAGQLESKSLPQFQALSGQPLGLDCHPKACRVSPMTVSAPKKQHGEPLLRSGKPQSLRKMEGMSHPILGHKTNVQPIGAARPLKRSLEDLDKAVSEKKIRAVSPLRLPKEAPAKDKGLEPEAESSKPGHGLPSGSMLEGHKFPLSGPIFTGLYPGTLCSGLSNRIPAGYSHPLQYLKNQAVLSPLMQPLALHSFMVQRQFLTSPGNSQQLYRHLAAATPVGSSYGDLLHNNIYPLAAINPQAAFPPSQLSSVHPSTKL